The following are encoded in a window of Esox lucius isolate fEsoLuc1 chromosome 14, fEsoLuc1.pri, whole genome shotgun sequence genomic DNA:
- the LOC105027923 gene encoding fructose-1,6-bisphosphatase 1: MSDRGAFDTNVVTLTRFVLEEGRKAKGTGELTTLLNSICTAVKAISTAVRKAGIANLYGIAGSTNVTGDQVKKLDVLSNDLVINMIKSSFTSCVLVSEEDERALIVEPEKRGKYIVCFDPLDGSSNIDCLASIGTIFAIYRKTTDNEPNEKDALQSGRHIVAAGYALYGSATMMVLSTGQGVNCFMLDPSIGEFILTDKNVKIKKRGKIYSLNEGYAQHFYPDVTDYLKKKKFPEDGSAPYGGRYVGSMVADVHRTLVYGGIFLYPANVKSPKGKLRLLYECNPMAFIMEQAGGMATTGEINVLDIQPHDIHQRVPVVLGSPEDVQEYLAVYKKTRM, encoded by the exons ATGTCTGACCGGGGTGCATTCGACACTAATGTCGTTACCCTCACGAGATTCGTGttggaggaaggaaggaaggcgAAAGGAACGGGAGAACTGACAACCCTCCTAAACTCCATATGCACAGCCGTCAAAGCCATATCCACCGCAGTCAGGAAAGCTGGGATTGCCAATCT CTATGGCATTGCTGGAAGCACCAACGTGACAGGAGACCAGGTGAAAAAGCTTGATGTTCTGTCCAATGACCTGGTCATCAACATGATCAagtcctccttcacctcctgtGTGCTGGTGTCAGAGGAGGACGAGAGGGCCCTCATCGTGGAGCCAGAGAAAAGG GGAAAGTATATTGTCTGCTTCGACCCACTGGATGGATCGTCCAACATCGACTGCCTTGCGTCAATTGGCACGATTTTTGCTATCTACAGAAAG ACGACCGATAACGAGCCAAATGAAAAGGATGCGCTGCAGTCTGGGCGTCACATTGTTGCTGCCGGTTACGCCCTGTACGGCAGTGCCACCATGATGGTGCTTTCCACAGGTCAAGGGGTCAACTGCTTCATGCTCGACCCT TCCATCGGGGAGTTCATCCTGACAGACAAGAATGTGAAAATCAAGAAGAGAGGGAAGATCTACAGTCTGAACGAAGGCTACGCCCAGCACTTCTACCCCGACGTGACAGATTACCTGAAAAAGAAGAAATTCCCTGAG GATGGAAGTGCCCCTTATGGTGGTCGTTATGTTGGCTCCATGGTGGCTGATGTGCACAGAACTCTGGTGTATGGAGGCATCTTCTTATACCCAGCCAATGTCAAGAGCCCCAAGGGCAAG CTGCGGCTGCTGTACGAGTGCAACCCCATGGCTTTCATCATGGAGCAGGCTGGGGGCATGGCCACCACAGGGGAAATCAATGTGTTAGACATCCAGCCACACGACATCCACCAGCGAGTCCCTGTGGTCCTGGGTTCTCCTGAAGATGTCCAGGAGTACCTTGCCGTCTACAAAAAGACCCGCATGTGA
- the LOC105027922 gene encoding cathepsin L1 → MTSLVLAVLALCLMAVHAAHVSSHWLDGDWEMWKGFHKKDYNKSEEGWRRMVWERNLDKIELHNLQHSMGKHSYRLGMNHFSDMTNDEFRQLMNGYKHSSAKTRMRSLFMAPNFLQTPAAVDWREKGYVTPVKDQSSCGSCWAFSSTGALEGQHFRKTGKLVSLSEQNLVDCSWPQGNQGCNGGLMDQAFQYIQENQGIDTEDSYPYVGEEGPCRYRSEFSAANDTGFVDIPSGQEVALMNAVAAVGPVSVAIDASHESLQFYQSGIYYEKDCSSELLDHGVLVVGYGFKGQDVTGNKFWIVKNSWSSNWGDGGYIYIAKDMNNHCGIATAASYPLV, encoded by the exons ATGACGTCATTGGTCTTGGCAGTGTTGGCCCTGTGTCTGATGGCTGTACATGCAGCCCATGTGTCGAGCCATTGGTTGGATGGTGACTGGGAGATGTGGAAGGGCTTTCACAAAAAGGACTACAACAAG AGTGAGGAGGGTTGGAGGAGGATGGTTTGGGAGAGGAACCTGGATAAGATTGAGCTGCACAACCTTCAGCACTCGATGGGAAAACACTCCTACCGTCTTGGCATGAACCACTTCAGTGACATG ACCAACGATGAGTTCCGGCAGCTGATGAATGGCTACAAGCACAGCAGTGCGAAAACGCGCATGCGCTCACTGTTTATGGCACCCAACTTCCTGCAGACTCCTGCAGCTGTAGACTGGAGAGAGAAGGGCTACGTCACCCCCGTCAAGGACCAG AGTTCGTGTGGGTCATGTTGGGCGTTCAGCAGTACCGGAGCCTTAGAGGGCCAGCATTTCAGAAAGACGGGCAAGCTGGTGTCTCTGAGTGAACAGAACCTGGTGGACTGCTCTTGGCCCCAGGGAAACCAGGGCTGTAACGGGGGTCTCATGGACCAGGCTTTCCAGTATATACAGGAGAACCAGGGCATAGACACAGAGGATTCCTACCCCTATGTTGGCGAG GAGGGTCCTTGCCGCTACCGAAGTGAGTTCAGTGCTGCCAATGACACCGGCTTCGTGGACATCCCCAGTGGCCAGGAGGTGGCGCTGATGAATGCAGTGGCTGCTGTTGGCCCCGTCTCTGTCGCCATCGATGCTAGTCACGAGTCCTTACAGTTCTACCAGTCAG GGATCTACTATGAGAAGGACTGCAGCAGTGAGCTGCTCGACCACGGGGTTCTGGTTGTGGGATACGGTTTCAAAGGACAGGATGTGACTGGCAACAAATTCTGGATCGTCAAGAACAG TTGGAGCAGCAATTGGGGAGACGGAGGCTACATCTACATCGCCAAAGACATGAATAACCACTGTGGCATCGCCACGGCAGCTAGCTACCCGCTTGTCTAA